A window from Leifsonia shinshuensis encodes these proteins:
- a CDS encoding META domain-containing protein: MIRTRKLTVTLTVLVALSALALGGCSSAGSGFTGSWGSTATGQPHLTITADGGFSGSDGCNELSGTGTVSGDTFTFGPFASTLKACEGVNPWLSRAHTAKVSGDELVVYANGGQKVGTLAKK; this comes from the coding sequence ATGATTCGCACGCGCAAGCTCACCGTGACCCTCACCGTCCTGGTCGCGCTCAGCGCGCTCGCCCTGGGTGGATGCTCGTCGGCGGGTTCCGGGTTCACCGGCTCGTGGGGTTCGACCGCCACCGGGCAGCCCCACCTGACGATCACCGCGGACGGGGGTTTCTCCGGGTCGGACGGCTGCAACGAGCTCTCCGGCACGGGCACCGTGAGCGGCGACACCTTCACGTTCGGGCCGTTCGCGTCCACCCTGAAGGCGTGCGAGGGCGTCAACCCGTGGCTGAGCCGCGCGCACACGGCGAAAGTGTCGGGCGACGAGCTCGTCGTGTACGCCAACGGCGGTCAGAAGGTCGGAACGCTGGCCAAGAAGTGA
- a CDS encoding nucleotidyltransferase domain-containing protein — translation MTARLKGRRREVARLLGRFADWAATDTAVEAVILVGSYARGAERMASDVDVVIVTSDPDRLARSDSFAPVLRGAAHLRDARWGPVRERRYRLPSGLQVEIDLAPREWLAVPLDAGTERVLRDGYRVVYDPNGRMDATGVGAR, via the coding sequence GTGACCGCTCGTCTCAAAGGCCGCCGGCGCGAGGTGGCGCGCTTGCTCGGCAGGTTCGCGGACTGGGCGGCGACCGACACGGCCGTCGAGGCCGTCATCCTCGTCGGGTCGTACGCCCGGGGCGCCGAGCGGATGGCGAGCGATGTGGATGTGGTGATCGTCACGTCCGATCCGGACCGACTCGCACGGAGCGACAGCTTCGCGCCGGTCCTCCGCGGCGCCGCGCACCTCCGCGACGCCCGATGGGGGCCGGTCCGTGAGCGCCGCTACCGCCTGCCGTCGGGGCTCCAGGTGGAGATCGACCTTGCGCCGCGCGAGTGGCTCGCCGTGCCACTCGACGCCGGGACGGAGCGCGTGCTCCGCGATGGGTACCGGGTCGTCTACGACCCGAACGGCCGGATGGACGCGACCGGGGTGGGCGCCCGCTGA
- a CDS encoding VOC family protein — MPIRLDNVGIAVSDIEATIAFFTDLGLTLVGRDTVSGEWADTAVGLDGNHAKIAVLQTPDGYGRIELFEYLHPDAIPTTPTLANEIGMHRVAFSVDDIDESLAIAARHGYLPLRGVANYQDVYKLTYLRGPDGFLLMLAQALGPASD, encoded by the coding sequence ATGCCCATCCGACTCGACAACGTCGGCATCGCCGTCAGCGACATCGAGGCGACCATCGCCTTCTTCACCGACCTCGGCCTCACCCTGGTCGGCCGGGACACCGTGAGCGGCGAGTGGGCGGACACGGCCGTCGGCCTGGACGGCAACCACGCCAAGATCGCAGTGCTGCAGACCCCGGACGGCTACGGCCGCATCGAACTGTTCGAGTACCTGCACCCGGATGCGATCCCGACGACCCCGACGCTCGCCAACGAGATCGGGATGCACCGCGTGGCCTTCTCCGTCGACGACATCGACGAGTCACTCGCGATCGCGGCCCGGCACGGCTACCTTCCCCTGCGCGGCGTGGCGAACTACCAGGACGTCTACAAGCTCACCTACCTGCGCGGTCCCGACGGCTTCCTGCTGATGCTCGCCCAGGCGCTCGGACCCGCCTCAGACTGA
- a CDS encoding G1 family glutamic endopeptidase — MDDHTEPHAARVHLHDPAPAGFDPFDAAPQELARHGLPRRPDRGSEPDLAALWERKATHYRDFEHLPPLVIEPSPPLPGTGPALGPDPVDSCGYSLTSSAGPFTSLFLTWTVPDLRFDPDPFGINSIHVFAGLGFLDVHTQLTVNAAQTVTCSLWAQGVGTIGLGVRPGDVISASLCLNTNAAGTAAYFFTNETTGQTMSVSVDTGYPPAVTVDAGVTRDGVLRPGQTLAGFGTVYFDEISAYNSAGHQSLLSGQAITMTDGATVLATPYALTDYAFKVVRGR; from the coding sequence ATGGACGACCACACCGAACCGCATGCCGCGCGTGTGCACCTGCACGACCCGGCCCCGGCGGGCTTCGACCCGTTCGACGCGGCACCACAGGAGCTGGCCCGGCACGGACTGCCCCGCCGGCCGGACCGCGGTTCCGAACCCGATCTGGCTGCGCTCTGGGAAAGGAAAGCCACGCACTACCGCGACTTCGAGCACCTGCCGCCGCTGGTGATCGAGCCGTCTCCCCCGCTGCCGGGCACAGGTCCCGCGCTCGGACCGGACCCCGTCGACTCGTGCGGCTACTCCCTCACCAGCAGCGCCGGTCCCTTCACGTCCCTCTTCCTCACCTGGACGGTCCCCGACCTCCGGTTCGACCCGGACCCGTTCGGCATAAACAGCATCCACGTCTTCGCGGGACTCGGCTTCCTCGACGTGCACACGCAGCTGACGGTGAACGCGGCCCAGACGGTGACGTGCTCACTCTGGGCGCAGGGCGTGGGGACCATCGGGCTCGGCGTGCGCCCCGGCGACGTGATCAGCGCATCCCTCTGCCTGAACACCAACGCGGCGGGCACGGCCGCCTACTTCTTCACGAACGAGACGACCGGCCAGACGATGAGCGTGAGCGTGGACACGGGCTACCCTCCGGCCGTCACGGTGGATGCGGGGGTGACGAGGGATGGGGTCCTCCGGCCCGGGCAGACGCTCGCCGGGTTCGGGACGGTCTACTTCGACGAGATCAGCGCCTACAACTCGGCGGGCCACCAGTCGCTGCTCTCCGGTCAGGCGATCACGATGACCGACGGCGCCACGGTGCTCGCCACGCCGTACGCGCTCACGGACTACGCGTTCAAGGTCGTGAGAGGGCGGTGA
- a CDS encoding GAP family protein, whose product MLSVIGQLLPLAVAVALSSVPILAVLVLLLESSRPLVPTLFVVGYVVGLVIITSLFAIFLHAIPANTSTGPEPFVGVLEIVVGIALLVYAVIEVRRHPQAAERESLPRWMVALGRIRTLPALGLGFGLNIRPKSVLLAIAAGLVIGPAQLPVSQDVIAIAVYVVIGASSVATPALFALIRPDKARPALAATQRWLLRNDTTIAIVVATVIGTVIIGNGLTRF is encoded by the coding sequence ATGCTGAGCGTCATCGGACAGCTTCTGCCGCTGGCTGTCGCGGTCGCGCTGAGCTCCGTCCCGATCCTCGCCGTGCTGGTACTGCTGCTGGAGTCGTCTCGGCCGCTGGTGCCCACGCTCTTCGTCGTCGGCTACGTGGTCGGCCTCGTCATCATCACGTCGCTGTTCGCGATCTTCCTGCACGCCATCCCGGCGAACACCTCCACCGGCCCGGAGCCCTTCGTCGGCGTGCTGGAGATCGTGGTGGGCATCGCCCTGCTCGTCTACGCGGTGATCGAGGTGCGCCGCCACCCGCAGGCGGCGGAACGCGAGTCGCTCCCCCGCTGGATGGTGGCCCTCGGCCGGATCCGCACGCTGCCGGCTCTGGGACTGGGCTTCGGGCTCAACATCCGGCCGAAGTCCGTCCTGCTCGCCATCGCGGCCGGCCTCGTGATCGGCCCGGCGCAGCTCCCGGTGTCGCAGGACGTCATCGCCATCGCGGTGTACGTCGTGATCGGCGCCAGCTCGGTGGCCACGCCCGCGCTGTTCGCGCTGATCCGGCCGGACAAGGCCCGTCCGGCACTGGCCGCGACCCAGCGCTGGCTGCTCCGAAACGACACCACCATCGCGATCGTCGTCGCGACGGTGATCGGCACGGTCATCATCGGGAACGGCCTCACCCGGTTCTGA
- a CDS encoding GNAT family protein, translating to MTVSDLSSAFPPFGVTIRAGSLTLRPITDEVLPRLIQVAAAGVHDPERMPFYYPWTDAPADRLPTEFAQYHWGTRARWSRSAWTLEFAVEDDGVTVGTQAFSTQDYLVTRSGETGSWLGLQYQGRGIGTRMRQAVCAFVFDHLDAEEIVSGAFTDNPASLAVSRKVGYRTNGTKRVARRDALAVDQRLILTPDDFVRGDPIEVTGRDAFRSFIGLP from the coding sequence GTGACCGTGTCAGACCTCTCCAGCGCGTTCCCTCCGTTCGGCGTCACCATCCGGGCGGGGTCGCTGACCCTGCGCCCGATCACCGACGAGGTTCTTCCGCGGCTGATCCAGGTCGCGGCCGCTGGAGTCCACGACCCCGAACGGATGCCGTTCTACTATCCGTGGACGGACGCGCCCGCCGACCGACTGCCCACAGAGTTCGCGCAGTACCACTGGGGTACGCGCGCAAGGTGGTCGCGCAGCGCCTGGACGCTCGAGTTCGCCGTCGAGGACGACGGGGTGACCGTCGGCACGCAGGCCTTCTCCACACAGGACTACCTCGTCACGCGCTCGGGCGAGACCGGGTCCTGGCTGGGTCTGCAGTACCAGGGACGGGGCATCGGCACGCGGATGCGGCAGGCCGTCTGCGCGTTCGTGTTCGACCACCTGGATGCGGAGGAGATCGTGTCGGGCGCGTTCACCGACAACCCCGCATCCCTCGCCGTCAGCCGCAAGGTCGGTTACCGGACGAACGGGACCAAGCGGGTCGCACGTCGTGACGCCCTGGCCGTCGACCAGCGCCTGATCCTGACGCCGGACGATTTCGTACGCGGCGATCCGATCGAGGTCACCGGCCGGGACGCGTTCCGTTCCTTCATCGGCCTCCCCTGA
- a CDS encoding arginase family protein encodes MITLVSAPSNLGLRPPQPGGVPGAAKAPEALREAGLYDRLSSAGARDGGVVLPGRYVDDDATRAPGRVRNQDPLVDHTWRLAERIGRVWGDGRTPLVVGGDCSVLLGAGVATARRGRAGLIHIDGHTDFRHPGNSDACGSVAGEDLAAAVGLHWSGLSDLGGLSPYVEPRRAAHIGHRADDEYAAEARERLGCVLPAAALSEVGVEAVSEQLRRAAGPDYWVQVDVDVLDPSIMPAVDSPDDGGITASQLTDLLRALAPDAIGASVTVFDPDLDPHGDYARLLVDILVPGLSSLGGGRR; translated from the coding sequence ATGATCACGCTCGTCTCCGCTCCCAGCAACCTGGGACTCCGGCCACCGCAGCCCGGCGGCGTCCCCGGCGCGGCGAAGGCCCCCGAGGCTCTGCGCGAGGCCGGGCTGTACGACCGGCTCTCGTCGGCGGGTGCGCGCGACGGCGGTGTGGTGCTGCCCGGCCGCTACGTGGACGACGACGCGACGCGCGCACCGGGGAGGGTCCGGAATCAGGACCCCCTGGTCGATCACACGTGGCGGCTCGCCGAACGGATCGGGCGCGTCTGGGGCGACGGCCGCACTCCCCTCGTCGTCGGTGGCGACTGCAGCGTGCTCCTGGGCGCCGGGGTGGCGACCGCTCGGCGCGGGCGCGCGGGACTCATCCACATCGACGGCCACACCGACTTCCGTCACCCGGGCAACAGCGACGCGTGCGGCAGCGTGGCCGGAGAGGACCTGGCCGCCGCCGTCGGCCTGCACTGGAGCGGACTGTCCGACCTCGGGGGCCTCTCCCCCTATGTCGAACCCCGCCGCGCCGCGCACATCGGGCACCGCGCGGACGATGAGTACGCTGCCGAAGCGCGCGAACGGCTCGGGTGCGTGCTGCCCGCCGCCGCCCTCTCCGAGGTCGGGGTGGAGGCGGTGAGCGAGCAGCTGCGGAGGGCGGCGGGACCCGACTACTGGGTGCAGGTCGACGTGGATGTGCTCGACCCGTCGATCATGCCGGCGGTGGACAGCCCGGACGACGGCGGGATCACCGCCTCCCAGCTCACGGACCTTCTGCGTGCCCTCGCCCCGGATGCGATCGGCGCCTCCGTGACGGTGTTCGACCCCGATCTCGATCCGCACGGGGACTACGCGCGGCTGCTCGTGGACATCCTGGTCCCCGGCCTGTCGTCGCTCGGCGGCGGTCGCCGGTGA
- a CDS encoding ATP-binding protein — MDVQVRPEVIILCGLPGSGKTTFARKLERERGAVRFSTDEWMADLGFDYFDQVRDRLQARLDRLWRQLVEHQVSVILEDGSWKRGERDEIRRFASARQASAELHYFDIPLDVLRSRLDARNASPAHGVVPITQEVLEESVHRFEAPEPAELVLFDAYTVHTAG; from the coding sequence ATGGACGTTCAGGTACGGCCCGAGGTGATCATCTTGTGCGGCCTCCCCGGATCAGGCAAGACGACGTTCGCGCGCAAGCTGGAGCGGGAGAGGGGCGCGGTCCGTTTCAGCACCGACGAGTGGATGGCTGATCTCGGCTTCGACTACTTCGACCAGGTCCGCGACCGGCTGCAGGCGCGCCTCGACAGATTGTGGAGGCAACTGGTCGAACACCAGGTCAGCGTCATCCTCGAGGACGGAAGCTGGAAGCGCGGGGAACGCGACGAGATCCGCCGCTTCGCGAGCGCACGCCAGGCCAGCGCGGAACTCCACTACTTCGACATCCCGTTGGACGTTCTGCGGAGCCGGCTCGACGCCCGCAACGCGTCCCCGGCGCATGGGGTCGTGCCGATAACACAGGAGGTCCTCGAGGAGAGCGTGCACAGGTTCGAAGCGCCTGAGCCGGCCGAGCTCGTGTTGTTCGACGCGTACACCGTGCACACCGCTGGCTGA